Genomic segment of Rattus norvegicus strain BN/NHsdMcwi chromosome 7, GRCr8, whole genome shotgun sequence:
AGTACTGCCTCACGACACCTCCCTGAGACAGCGAGAGGATGCTGTCCAACCTTTCTTCTGTGCAGGCTGCAAAATCTAGCTCTCTCATGAGGCGGTTTGCACGGGCTTCCGTAGCTGCCTTGCTGAATGGAATCTCCACAGGAGACAGAAGGATGGCTGAGTTGGGACTTCTTGGAGTTAAATCAACCATTAAGGCAGAGATGGATTCTGAGAAGCTTTCCATTGAGTCAGCTCCGGATTCATCTGGGGATGCTGAGCTTGTGGGACAGGAGTCCTGCAACTTTAGCACACTCTGAAGGAGCTCTGAGATGGCAGGGCTGAACGGCACCACATCGGTCTGCACTGCTTGCTCCACCACCACAATGCCCTCTTCCTGGCTCACCAAGGGGAGAGGCTTGAGGGCTTGTGGCCCTGGAGTGGAATGAACAAACTCCAGGTCACCGGATTCTGTGGTGGTGGCAGTCACTATCTCATCTAACAGATCTGTGCCCTCGGCCATGCTGTCTCCCACCAGAAGCTCACTGTCAGCACCTTCCTCtgttatctgttcttccagagacaaCCCGTCCGCCATCTTGTCATATGTGCTGCTTAGGGGTAAGCTTTTCTCTGGGGAATCGAAGGAGAAGTCTAGACACAGTTCATCCCTCAGGGAACTATTGTGCGCCATCTCCATGCTTTGAAGCAGAGACTCCAGTTTCTTGTTTTGGATGTTTATGTCCACAAAGTACTTCTGAATGCCTTTATCTTTATCAGCCAAGCTGCTCCTCATAGTCTCAATGACCTGTTTGAGCTGCTTAATctcttttctggcttctttgaGCGCCAACTGAGCCTCCACCCTGTGGCACTCTTCCTCTATCCAGTCTTCCCTCATCCGAGCCAGCTGAGACTTGAGCTCCATGATTTCAGATTCCCTACAGGAAAGGCAGGCACAGTCACAAGCAAAGTCAACTCTGAAATAGCTAACAACTGACAGCAGCCACAGCACATGCTCTTCCACATGAAATaagtttcagaattttttttcctttggaaagtATTAGCCAGGGTACTTCCCCCTCTAATTGTAAAACAGCTAAGCTAATAATAGTAACCAGAACCAGAATCAAAATAGCTGCCATTGTTTCCCTTTTGAATACTCACTATAGAGCAGGGAATGTACCAAGTATTTCCTCGGCATTATCCTCTACACCAATCTTAGTATTTTGTATTTTAGTATTAGTTTTTTAGCCTTCTTCTactccatatatgtgtgtgtgtgtgtgtgtgtgtgtgtgtgtgtgtgtgtgtgtgtgtattaaagagAAGCTGAAAAAAATCAGTTATAGCCTTTTATAACTTACATTCCAGTGATACTTTTTTAAACAGTAAAATGTTACGTATTCAAGAAGAGCTTTGTAAAAGTCTTTCTCATCTCAGAGAAGAGAATAATCAATCTGCAGTATACTGAGGTGACTAGGAGATGCTTTTCTGTTCACAATAACCTATTTTAAAAACTGTACCCAGAAATTCTTATATATAATTCCTTCAAAGTCAGTGCAAATATATATCCTCAGGTAACTTGTGAGTACAAAGATCTAACAATCCACATCTTCGTGTATCTGAGAGCACATAGTGTTGCTTCTTTAAGTTTAGGCTTGCCTATTTTATAAagttttcctgctttcttatgTCTTCTCTTACTAGGGCTCAAAATTTCCCCTGGACTTTTCCACAAATCACAGTAGTTCACAAAGTTTACCCCAGACGTGAGCTTGGGTCTCAAGTCATTTTCAATCAGGTAAAAGTCAAATTAAATAGGGAGATGAAGACTCCCTGCCTGTACTGTCTGTCCACCATTTACCAGTCAAGGTAATGGATTCTTCACAGTATCCTGCCTGTGGCaccagaggaggaggatggggataGTCAGTTCCCAGAATTCAAATGCTGTGCCCACTAACACACAGCTTTCTAGTTGCAGCTAGTATGTCCCAAGAGGAAACCATGAAGCAAAAAAATCTGGCCTGCTCttaacatatttattttctttctgtttcattgtttAGTTTTTCCCTTACATCTTAACAACAGTCCAAGAATAATGAAGCTCTTCCTTTAATATAGAGATAGCTGGCAGGAGTCACAACTTACACAGCTATCCACTGTCTCCAGAGACTGTCGGGGCTTGATGGGGCCACTGTGACCTGCTCTGCTGGGAAAAGATTGTTCTTGCAAGTGTTTCTGCCATTTAAAAATAGTCATGTACACACCCAATTCGTTATGGCAAAACTGACCACACCCAGGAGATAGGATCTCCTCTAACCTACTAGCTACCATGTTACCTCCTGTAACAGCAAAGGCAAAACAATTATGAGATGAATCTGAAGACTGAGgctaaattttattaaatataaaattgttttgtttttcattcttcaGTATAGTCTTGATTCTTGGGCACTTTCTGTGAAGGAACTGTGCTAAGCCTCCCAGTGTGGGAAGTCCAGATTTACCTCTCATGGAGTCGGCGCTCAGACTCCTTCAGCTTGGTCCTCAAATGCCTCACTGTGACCTCCTTCTGCTGCAGAGGTGTCAAATACTGTTCTGGATTTGGGGGTTTGACGCCATGATTTTCTCCACAAGACATATATCGTCCAGACCTCCTGAGGTAATTCAAGAAGTAATTTGTTAGGTTTTGCCTCAttgcttttcttttaataaatatatctttatttttattttatgtgcattggggtgttttgcctgcatgtatgtctgtttgagaggtcagatcccctggaattgaaaCTACAAACATTTGTGAGCTGCTGTTTGAGTGCTAGGAGTTGAACCCCAAATCCTCTAGAAGAGAagacagtgctcttcaccactgagccttGTCTCCagctctgtttccttttctatgGAAAAAGGGGAGGGCAATATACTGGATATCTGTGTACACTCCCCTCAAATTGTGATGTAATTAAGACATGGTGAGCATGAATTTTTGTGATGGGATTAATGTTCTTAGCAGATTCTGTAACTACTAGAAGATGAAGGAAACCAAGAGTAAATATGATCTGAgtgtattatatacatgtacCAAAGTTTCAGTGAGAACATTATTTTATACCATTAATATATGCCAATACAAATGTTAAGAGAGTGCTAGAGAGCTTTCTAGATCACTTTCCTCTTTATGAAGATTCAATAAAGAGGAATCTCCAACACATAAATGAGTCCTCCCTAGAACTTGACCATGTTGGCTCCGTTTCAGATTCACTCTCCAGAACTGGATGACCACCTCGCTCGTGTTTGTCACCCAGTCTAGGTACTCTGCTCTAGAAGTCCAAATAGACGTGCAGCTGACAAGAGTGGCAGCAGTGTGCTGGCATTGAAGTCTCAGAACAGATGACTATGTCAGATGATGGACTGTAGCATACTGGCCAATCTTAGGGCTGATGGTTACATGGAAGCCTGAGGTACATGTGCATTTGTGGAAGGATGTTTCTGCATTCTAAGGCTTAAGAATGGTTTCCTATGGGGTAGTATATGGTCATCTATGAGTTATCAGCTCAGATTAACAAGCTGTTGTTATATTAAAGAACAGTGTGGGGTAGGGAAGGGGGATCATGAGGGATGGAGAGATCAAAGTGACCTAATTTTCCTCACAATTGCCCTGTCTAAAGTTCTTGCTTCTTATTAGTTGAATTCAAACTGTTCTGAAGTCAGTGCAAGTGTACGTGTGCTGATTTGATAGGAATGGAAAGTTCCTTGTTCAAAGGGAACAAGGCCACTCCACTCTTCCCAGTGTGTTTTGTGGAGAAGCACTCAATGTTCTGCAAACACAGCCCAGCTGGAATCTTGGCCCTTCTCAGGCCTGGCTAAGCCTGGGCATCCCGGCAGTAAGAGAGCTGACTAATGAGAATAGGGATGCCAGAGAGGAATAGGGTGTGGAGGGTTGCCAGATTCTCCTCTAACTCTGGACTCAATTCAAGCCCATGCTGCTtgcaccccatacacacactgcGCAGAATAGCCCATGTTCAGTTCCCAAACCTCCAAGCCTTCCTCTGGATATAtcatcccttccttctccttcccatccccttccaCCTACTATTAACTCCCTACTCACTTTTCAGATatcactttaattttattttgttagtgTGGCCTCTCTGATCATTCCATCATGAATAAGACCCCTGCCCTGTCTTTTACGTATTCGTATTTATATAGCAACAGATTGTTGCAGAATAATCtagatttgtttttgttattagatATTTAAAATCCTTCTTTGGCAGTGAGTCTGAGGGCCATTTCTGTTCACCGCTCTATTCTCAGTGTTGAACACAGACCCTGGTACTGAATAAGCACTTAACAAACAAACGAATACCAGCACAATTTCTTTCTGTGCCTAAGAAATGGAAATAGCCCTCTCCATTCAGTAACTGTTTGGACTATTAGGTGTTGTTTTAGCTTGTGGTAGTTTTTGTTCTTTCTGCATTAACCCTTAAAGGATTAGCTAACTGTGAGAAAGAAGAGAACTACCTTATTAAAGATTAAAGTAGGGAATTAAGTTACATAGTTTTCCCCACCTTTAAAGAAAAATCCCAAACTGGACAAATTAAGAAGCATGCAATTAGCAAGCAAATGGGAACTTACCTCATGACTGGACTACAATCGCTTCCTTTGTAGGAGCCGGAGTTGCTGCTACTTGGAGAAGAAGGGGCGTAGCTAGGATGGATGTTACTGGGGCTCAGTGGATTTCTGCACAGCATAGACACAAGGTCTTTTTCCCTTGGGGACGGTGGGCTGCTGCCAGACTTGTGGGATGGTGCTCCATTGCTCCGCCCATGAGGACCTCTGCTGAAAGAGCATTACAGGTGCTAATTAGAGTCCTTGTAGCTGGAGATGTCAAGGTACTGTTCCTTCGCTCCTTCCCAAAGCTGGTTATTGCTAAGTAAATCAGACTCCTAGAGCTGACTGGGCATATGGCCACTGATGTGGTCCTCATGAGCAGCATTTTTGAAAACCTCCTTGATATTTGCTCGCCTTGTATCATGAGCCCAAGAGACCGTTCCCTCCGTTGTTCTTTCAAATAGTTTCTATTTGGTATTGCTCCCTCCTGTAGGATGCTGATGGCTTTCTAGTGAGGAGTTGGAATACTATTGCCTTCCCCCAAGACCTTCAGTGCTCTCCCACTGTCTCCAGAGAAAAGGCTAGATTCCTTAAGATGCTGCACAGGTCCAATTCATCATTTTCTCCCAACCCATCCTCTAAATACACCAATATTCCAAATGGTTTAGCTTCCTGGAGGATGTGTGCTTGTTTTCATCGTTATACTTTTGAGCCTGTAATTTTTGTTGTCTGGCATGATTGCTGAAATGAATTAACAGGGTGTGAGTCTTGGTGCTGCCATTTACTAAAGATTTAGGAAATCTACTTtatgcccccccacacacacacctacacctacaccaacactacacatcacacagacacaacacacaccagacacattctctctcacataca
This window contains:
- the Sybu gene encoding syntabulin isoform X4 encodes the protein MGPLRESKKEQRVQHQEKEFSRSRIPRLILRPHLPQQQQQQQNKVSPASESPFSEEESREFNPSSSGRSARTISSNSFCSDDTGCPSSQSVSPVKTPSDTGHSPIGFCPGSDEDFTRKKCRIGMVGEGNIQSARYKKESKGGIIKPGSEADFSSSSSTGSISAPEVHMSTTGNKRASFSRNRGPHGRSNGAPSHKSGSSPPSPREKDLVSMLCRNPLSPSNIHPSYAPSSPSSSNSGSYKGSDCSPVMRRSGRYMSCGENHGVKPPNPEQYLTPLQQKEVTVRHLRTKLKESERRLHERESEIMELKSQLARMREDWIEEECHRVEAQLALKEARKEIKQLKQVIETMRSSLADKDKGIQKYFVDINIQNKKLESLLQSMEMAHNSSLRDELCLDFSFDSPEKSLPLSSTYDKMADGLSLEEQITEEGADSELLVGDSMAEGTDLLDEIVTATTTESGDLEFVHSTPGPQALKPLPLVSQEEGIVVVEQAVQTDVVPFSPAISELLQSVLKLQDSCPTSSASPDESGADSMESFSESISALMVDLTPRSPNSAILLSPVEIPFSKAATEARANRLMRELDFAACTEERLDSILSLSQGGVVRQYWSSSFLVDLLAVAAPVVPTVLWVFSTQRGGTDPVYNIGALLRGCCVVALHSLRRTAFHMKT
- the Sybu gene encoding syntabulin isoform X6, with protein sequence MGPLRESKEQRVQHQEKEFSRSRIPRLILRPHLPQQQQQQQNKVSPASESPFSEEESREFNPSSSGRSARTISSNSFCSDDTGCPSSQSVSPVKTPSDTGHSPIGFCPGSDEDFTRKKCRIGMVGEGNIQSARYKKESKGGIIKPGSEADFSSSSSTGSISAPEVHMSTTGNKRASFSRNRGPHGRSNGAPSHKSGSSPPSPREKDLVSMLCRNPLSPSNIHPSYAPSSPSSSNSGSYKGSDCSPVMRRSGRYMSCGENHGVKPPNPEQYLTPLQQKEVTVRHLRTKLKESERRLHERESEIMELKSQLARMREDWIEEECHRVEAQLALKEARKEIKQLKQVIETMRSSLADKDKGIQKYFVDINIQNKKLESLLQSMEMAHNSSLRDELCLDFSFDSPEKSLPLSSTYDKMADGLSLEEQITEEGADSELLVGDSMAEGTDLLDEIVTATTTESGDLEFVHSTPGPQALKPLPLVSQEEGIVVVEQAVQTDVVPFSPAISELLQSVLKLQDSCPTSSASPDESGADSMESFSESISALMVDLTPRSPNSAILLSPVEIPFSKAATEARANRLMRELDFAACTEERLDSILSLSQGGVVRQYWSSSFLVDLLAVAAPVVPTVLWVFSTQRGGTDPVYNIGALLRGCCVVALHSLRRTAFHMKT
- the Sybu gene encoding syntabulin isoform X9, coding for MLCRNPLSPSNIHPSYAPSSPSSSNSGSYKGSDCSPVMRRSGRYMSCGENHGVKPPNPEQYLTPLQQKEVTVRHLRTKLKESERRLHERESEIMELKSQLARMREDWIEEECHRVEAQLALKEARKEIKQLKQVIETMRSSLADKDKGIQKYFVDINIQNKKLESLLQSMEMAHNSSLRDELCLDFSFDSPEKSLPLSSTYDKMADGLSLEEQITEEGADSELLVGDSMAEGTDLLDEIVTATTTESGDLEFVHSTPGPQALKPLPLVSQEEGIVVVEQAVQTDVVPFSPAISELLQSVLKLQDSCPTSSASPDESGADSMESFSESISALMVDLTPRSPNSAILLSPVEIPFSKAATEARANRLMRELDFAACTEERLDSILSLSQGGVVRQYWSSSFLVDLLAVAAPVVPTVLWVFSTQRGGTDPVYNIGALLRGCCVVALHSLRRTAFHMKT
- the Sybu gene encoding syntabulin isoform X5 is translated as MGPLRESKKEQRVQHQEKEFSRSRIPRLILRPHLPQQQQQQQNKVSPASESPFSEEESREFNPSSSGRSARTISSNSFCSDDTGCPSSQSVSPVKTPSDTGHSPIGFCPGSDEDFTRKKCRIGMVGEGNIQSARYKKESKGGIIKPGSEADFSSSSSTGSISAPEVHMSTTGNKRASFSRKGPHGRSNGAPSHKSGSSPPSPREKDLVSMLCRNPLSPSNIHPSYAPSSPSSSNSGSYKGSDCSPVMRRSGRYMSCGENHGVKPPNPEQYLTPLQQKEVTVRHLRTKLKESERRLHERESEIMELKSQLARMREDWIEEECHRVEAQLALKEARKEIKQLKQVIETMRSSLADKDKGIQKYFVDINIQNKKLESLLQSMEMAHNSSLRDELCLDFSFDSPEKSLPLSSTYDKMADGLSLEEQITEEGADSELLVGDSMAEGTDLLDEIVTATTTESGDLEFVHSTPGPQALKPLPLVSQEEGIVVVEQAVQTDVVPFSPAISELLQSVLKLQDSCPTSSASPDESGADSMESFSESISALMVDLTPRSPNSAILLSPVEIPFSKAATEARANRLMRELDFAACTEERLDSILSLSQGGVVRQYWSSSFLVDLLAVAAPVVPTVLWVFSTQRGGTDPVYNIGALLRGCCVVALHSLRRTAFHMKT
- the Sybu gene encoding syntabulin isoform X1 produces the protein MVPPPGRRRRRGEPAGNDEMGPLRESKKEQRVQHQEKEFSRSRIPRLILRPHLPQQQQQQQNKVSPASESPFSEEESREFNPSSSGRSARTISSNSFCSDDTGCPSSQSVSPVKTPSDTGHSPIGFCPGSDEDFTRKKCRIGMVGEGNIQSARYKKESKGGIIKPGSEADFSSSSSTGSISAPEVHMSTTGNKRASFSRNRGPHGRSNGAPSHKSGSSPPSPREKDLVSMLCRNPLSPSNIHPSYAPSSPSSSNSGSYKGSDCSPVMRRSGRYMSCGENHGVKPPNPEQYLTPLQQKEVTVRHLRTKLKESERRLHERESEIMELKSQLARMREDWIEEECHRVEAQLALKEARKEIKQLKQVIETMRSSLADKDKGIQKYFVDINIQNKKLESLLQSMEMAHNSSLRDELCLDFSFDSPEKSLPLSSTYDKMADGLSLEEQITEEGADSELLVGDSMAEGTDLLDEIVTATTTESGDLEFVHSTPGPQALKPLPLVSQEEGIVVVEQAVQTDVVPFSPAISELLQSVLKLQDSCPTSSASPDESGADSMESFSESISALMVDLTPRSPNSAILLSPVEIPFSKAATEARANRLMRELDFAACTEERLDSILSLSQGGVVRQYWSSSFLVDLLAVAAPVVPTVLWVFSTQRGGTDPVYNIGALLRGCCVVALHSLRRTAFHMKT
- the Sybu gene encoding syntabulin isoform X3, whose translation is MVPPPGRRRRRGEPAGNDEMGPLRESKKEQRVQHQEKEFSRSRIPRLILRPHLPQQQQQQQNKVSPASESPFSEEESREFNPSSSGRSARTISSNSFCSDDTGCPSSQSVSPVKTPSDTGHSPIGFCPGSDEDFTRKKCRIGMVGEGNIQSARYKKESKGGIIKPGSEADFSSSSSTGSISAPEVHMSTTGNKRASFSRKGPHGRSNGAPSHKSGSSPPSPREKDLVSMLCRNPLSPSNIHPSYAPSSPSSSNSGSYKGSDCSPVMRRSGRYMSCGENHGVKPPNPEQYLTPLQQKEVTVRHLRTKLKESERRLHERESEIMELKSQLARMREDWIEEECHRVEAQLALKEARKEIKQLKQVIETMRSSLADKDKGIQKYFVDINIQNKKLESLLQSMEMAHNSSLRDELCLDFSFDSPEKSLPLSSTYDKMADGLSLEEQITEEGADSELLVGDSMAEGTDLLDEIVTATTTESGDLEFVHSTPGPQALKPLPLVSQEEGIVVVEQAVQTDVVPFSPAISELLQSVLKLQDSCPTSSASPDESGADSMESFSESISALMVDLTPRSPNSAILLSPVEIPFSKAATEARANRLMRELDFAACTEERLDSILSLSQGGVVRQYWSSSFLVDLLAVAAPVVPTVLWVFSTQRGGTDPVYNIGALLRGCCVVALHSLRRTAFHMKT
- the Sybu gene encoding syntabulin isoform X7; its protein translation is MKVYGAYFLSSEADFSSSSSTGSISAPEVHMSTTGNKRASFSRNRGPHGRSNGAPSHKSGSSPPSPREKDLVSMLCRNPLSPSNIHPSYAPSSPSSSNSGSYKGSDCSPVMRRSGRYMSCGENHGVKPPNPEQYLTPLQQKEVTVRHLRTKLKESERRLHERESEIMELKSQLARMREDWIEEECHRVEAQLALKEARKEIKQLKQVIETMRSSLADKDKGIQKYFVDINIQNKKLESLLQSMEMAHNSSLRDELCLDFSFDSPEKSLPLSSTYDKMADGLSLEEQITEEGADSELLVGDSMAEGTDLLDEIVTATTTESGDLEFVHSTPGPQALKPLPLVSQEEGIVVVEQAVQTDVVPFSPAISELLQSVLKLQDSCPTSSASPDESGADSMESFSESISALMVDLTPRSPNSAILLSPVEIPFSKAATEARANRLMRELDFAACTEERLDSILSLSQGGVVRQYWSSSFLVDLLAVAAPVVPTVLWVFSTQRGGTDPVYNIGALLRGCCVVALHSLRRTAFHMKT
- the Sybu gene encoding syntabulin isoform X2, which gives rise to MVPPPGRRRRRGEPAGNDEMGPLRESKEQRVQHQEKEFSRSRIPRLILRPHLPQQQQQQQNKVSPASESPFSEEESREFNPSSSGRSARTISSNSFCSDDTGCPSSQSVSPVKTPSDTGHSPIGFCPGSDEDFTRKKCRIGMVGEGNIQSARYKKESKGGIIKPGSEADFSSSSSTGSISAPEVHMSTTGNKRASFSRNRGPHGRSNGAPSHKSGSSPPSPREKDLVSMLCRNPLSPSNIHPSYAPSSPSSSNSGSYKGSDCSPVMRRSGRYMSCGENHGVKPPNPEQYLTPLQQKEVTVRHLRTKLKESERRLHERESEIMELKSQLARMREDWIEEECHRVEAQLALKEARKEIKQLKQVIETMRSSLADKDKGIQKYFVDINIQNKKLESLLQSMEMAHNSSLRDELCLDFSFDSPEKSLPLSSTYDKMADGLSLEEQITEEGADSELLVGDSMAEGTDLLDEIVTATTTESGDLEFVHSTPGPQALKPLPLVSQEEGIVVVEQAVQTDVVPFSPAISELLQSVLKLQDSCPTSSASPDESGADSMESFSESISALMVDLTPRSPNSAILLSPVEIPFSKAATEARANRLMRELDFAACTEERLDSILSLSQGGVVRQYWSSSFLVDLLAVAAPVVPTVLWVFSTQRGGTDPVYNIGALLRGCCVVALHSLRRTAFHMKT
- the Sybu gene encoding syntabulin isoform X8, with amino-acid sequence MKVYGAYFLSSEADFSSSSSTGSISAPEVHMSTTGNKRASFSRKGPHGRSNGAPSHKSGSSPPSPREKDLVSMLCRNPLSPSNIHPSYAPSSPSSSNSGSYKGSDCSPVMRRSGRYMSCGENHGVKPPNPEQYLTPLQQKEVTVRHLRTKLKESERRLHERESEIMELKSQLARMREDWIEEECHRVEAQLALKEARKEIKQLKQVIETMRSSLADKDKGIQKYFVDINIQNKKLESLLQSMEMAHNSSLRDELCLDFSFDSPEKSLPLSSTYDKMADGLSLEEQITEEGADSELLVGDSMAEGTDLLDEIVTATTTESGDLEFVHSTPGPQALKPLPLVSQEEGIVVVEQAVQTDVVPFSPAISELLQSVLKLQDSCPTSSASPDESGADSMESFSESISALMVDLTPRSPNSAILLSPVEIPFSKAATEARANRLMRELDFAACTEERLDSILSLSQGGVVRQYWSSSFLVDLLAVAAPVVPTVLWVFSTQRGGTDPVYNIGALLRGCCVVALHSLRRTAFHMKT